From Streptomyces sp. GSL17-111, one genomic window encodes:
- a CDS encoding CinA family protein yields MDLLVHRGETAGAAESLTGGLVAAALTAAPGASRGFRGSVTAYATELKQQLLGVDADLLAREGAVHPEVARQMARGVRRLLGTHWGVATTGVAGPEQQDGKPVGTVHIAVAGPGGAVAARRLDLAGDRRAVREGSVRAALDLLRTELRENRGGQDTEQSGGKGCLQP; encoded by the coding sequence CTGGACCTGCTGGTGCACCGGGGGGAGACGGCGGGCGCCGCCGAGTCCCTCACCGGCGGGCTCGTCGCCGCGGCGCTGACGGCCGCCCCCGGGGCCTCCCGTGGTTTCCGCGGCTCGGTGACGGCGTACGCCACCGAACTCAAGCAGCAGCTCCTCGGCGTCGACGCCGACCTGCTCGCCCGCGAGGGGGCGGTGCACCCCGAGGTCGCCCGCCAGATGGCACGTGGTGTTCGCCGATTGCTGGGTACCCACTGGGGCGTGGCCACCACGGGCGTCGCCGGTCCGGAACAGCAGGACGGGAAGCCGGTCGGCACGGTGCACATCGCCGTCGCCGGTCCCGGTGGCGCCGTGGCCGCCCGCCGGCTGGACCTGGCGGGGGACAGGAGAGCGGTCCGCGAGGGCAGCGTCCGAGCCGCTCTCGACCTGCTCCGCACGGAACTGCGGGAAAATCGCGGGGGACAGGATACGGAACAGAGCGGGGGTAAGGGATGTTTGCAGCCCTGA
- a CDS encoding DNA translocase FtsK, whose translation MASRTSGSRAAAAKAPAKKSAAKPPAKPASRATGKKPPARKAVKRTAAKKPPKPAPSPTGGIFRLVRAIWLGVAHTIGALLRGIGRGAKGLDPAHRKDGLALLLLGLVIVVAAGTWSNLQGPVGELVTMLVTGAFGRLDLLVPVLLGVLAVRLIRHPEQQEANGRVVIGLSALVAGVLGLVHVACGSPTRDEGGAALRDAGGLIGWGAAQPLVLTVTEVLAVPLLLLVTVFGLLVVTATPVNAIPQRLRQAGVRLGLVAAAEEEYEEDAEEYDDAREDAAPRRRRRPDLRKDIGPEDAEKEALDRRRTARRPRRVADVEGGEPARVLPAERHPTSHARRDGRSLDAVDLAAAAAADLDGALLHGVQPSRLLADISTTVSAERDGGRPKRSASGPGRPAAGAGASGGVPDLTKAAPEPAGDLPSRAEQLQLSGDITYGLPSLDLLERGGPGRTRSAANDAVVESLTTVFTEFKVDAAVTGFTRGPTVTRYVVELGPAVKVEKITALTKNIAYAVASADVRIISPIPGKSAVGIEIPNSDREMVNCGDVLRSADAQGEEHPMVVALGKDVEGGYVNANLTKMPHILIAGATGSGKSSCINCLITSVMMRSTPEDVRMVLVDPKRVELTAYEGIPHLITPIITNPKKAAEALQWVVREMDLRYDDLAAFGFRHVDDFNAAVRAGKVSAPEGSERELTPYPYLLVIVDELADLMMVAPRDVEDAIVRITQLARAAGIHLVLATQRPSVDVVTGLIKANVPSRLAFATSSLSDSRVILDQAGAEKLIGKGDGLFLPMGQGKPTRMQGAFVTEDEIRAVVAHCKEQMAPVFRDDVLVGQGKKKEIDEEIGDDLDLLCQAAELVVSTQFGSTSMLQRKLRVGFAKAGRLMDLMESRDIVGPSEGSKARDVLVKPDELDGVLALIRGDTNG comes from the coding sequence ATGGCCTCACGTACGTCCGGCAGCCGGGCAGCAGCCGCCAAGGCGCCCGCCAAGAAGTCAGCGGCGAAGCCGCCGGCCAAGCCGGCGAGCCGGGCCACCGGGAAGAAGCCGCCCGCCCGGAAAGCGGTGAAGAGGACGGCCGCCAAGAAGCCGCCGAAGCCCGCACCGTCGCCCACGGGCGGCATCTTCCGTCTCGTGCGCGCGATCTGGCTGGGCGTCGCCCACACGATCGGTGCGCTCCTGCGCGGCATAGGGCGCGGCGCGAAGGGTCTGGACCCGGCGCACCGCAAGGACGGGCTGGCGCTGCTGCTGCTCGGCCTGGTCATCGTCGTCGCGGCGGGCACCTGGTCGAACCTTCAGGGCCCGGTCGGAGAGCTCGTCACGATGCTGGTCACCGGTGCCTTCGGGCGGCTCGACCTGCTCGTGCCCGTTCTGCTCGGCGTGCTGGCCGTGCGGCTCATCCGGCACCCCGAGCAGCAGGAGGCGAACGGGCGCGTCGTCATCGGGCTGTCGGCGCTGGTCGCCGGGGTGCTCGGGCTCGTGCACGTCGCCTGCGGCTCACCCACTCGGGACGAGGGCGGGGCCGCGCTGCGGGACGCGGGCGGACTCATCGGCTGGGGTGCGGCGCAGCCCCTCGTGCTCACCGTCACCGAGGTCCTCGCCGTGCCGCTGCTGCTCCTGGTCACGGTCTTCGGGCTCCTCGTCGTGACGGCCACGCCGGTGAACGCGATCCCGCAGCGGCTGCGTCAGGCCGGCGTCCGCCTGGGCCTCGTGGCGGCTGCGGAGGAGGAGTACGAGGAGGACGCCGAGGAGTACGACGACGCGCGGGAGGACGCGGCCCCCCGCCGCCGACGCCGGCCGGACCTGCGCAAGGACATCGGCCCGGAGGACGCGGAGAAGGAGGCGCTGGACCGTCGGCGTACCGCCCGCCGACCCCGGCGCGTGGCGGACGTCGAGGGCGGGGAGCCGGCCAGGGTCCTGCCCGCCGAACGGCACCCGACGTCGCACGCGCGCCGGGACGGCCGCTCGCTGGACGCCGTCGACCTGGCCGCCGCTGCAGCCGCCGATCTGGACGGTGCCCTGCTCCACGGCGTCCAGCCGTCCCGGCTGCTGGCCGACATCAGTACGACCGTCTCCGCCGAGCGCGACGGGGGCCGGCCGAAGCGTTCCGCGTCCGGCCCCGGCCGCCCGGCCGCCGGAGCCGGCGCTTCGGGGGGTGTGCCGGACCTGACCAAAGCGGCACCCGAGCCGGCCGGGGACCTGCCGTCGCGGGCCGAACAGCTCCAGCTCTCCGGGGACATCACCTACGGGCTGCCCTCGCTGGACCTGCTGGAGCGGGGTGGGCCCGGCCGGACGCGCAGCGCGGCCAACGACGCCGTGGTGGAGTCGCTGACGACGGTCTTCACGGAGTTCAAGGTGGACGCCGCCGTCACCGGCTTCACCCGCGGCCCGACGGTCACCCGTTACGTGGTGGAGCTCGGGCCCGCGGTGAAGGTGGAGAAGATCACCGCGCTGACGAAGAACATCGCCTACGCCGTCGCCAGCGCGGACGTGCGGATCATCTCGCCGATCCCCGGGAAGTCGGCCGTGGGCATCGAGATCCCCAACAGCGACCGGGAGATGGTCAACTGCGGCGACGTGCTGCGGTCGGCGGACGCGCAGGGCGAGGAGCACCCCATGGTGGTGGCGCTCGGCAAGGACGTCGAGGGCGGCTACGTCAACGCGAACCTCACGAAGATGCCGCACATCCTGATCGCGGGTGCCACCGGATCGGGCAAGTCGTCCTGCATCAACTGCCTGATCACCTCTGTCATGATGCGGTCCACGCCGGAGGACGTGCGGATGGTCCTCGTCGACCCCAAGCGGGTCGAGCTGACCGCCTACGAGGGGATTCCGCACCTGATCACGCCCATCATCACCAACCCGAAGAAGGCCGCCGAGGCCCTGCAGTGGGTCGTGCGGGAGATGGACCTGCGCTACGACGACCTGGCCGCCTTCGGCTTCCGGCACGTCGACGACTTCAACGCCGCCGTGCGCGCGGGCAAGGTGAGCGCACCGGAGGGCAGTGAGCGGGAGCTGACGCCGTACCCCTACCTGCTGGTCATCGTCGACGAGCTCGCGGACCTCATGATGGTCGCGCCGAGGGACGTCGAGGACGCGATCGTGCGCATCACCCAGCTCGCCCGGGCGGCCGGGATCCACCTCGTGCTGGCCACGCAGCGGCCGTCCGTCGACGTCGTCACCGGGCTCATCAAGGCGAACGTGCCGTCCCGGCTGGCGTTCGCGACGTCCTCCCTCTCCGACAGCCGCGTCATCCTGGACCAGGCGGGGGCGGAGAAGCTCATCGGCAAGGGTGACGGGCTGTTCCTCCCCATGGGGCAGGGCAAACCCACCCGTATGCAGGGCGCCTTCGTCACCGAGGACGAGATCCGCGCCGTCGTCGCCCACTGCAAGGAGCAGATGGCGCCCGTCTTCCGCGACGACGTCCTCGTCGGGCAGGGGAAGAAGAAGGAGATCGACGAGGAGATCGGTGACGACCTCGACCTGCTGTGCCAGGCCGCCGAGCTGGTCGTCTCCACGCAGTTCGGCTCCACCTCGATGCTCCAGCGCAAGCTTCGCGTCGGGTTCGCGAAGGCCGGGCGACTGATGGACCTGATGGAGAGTCGCGACATCGTGGGGCCCAGTGAGGGATCCAAGGCACGGGACGTGCTCGTCAAGCCGGACGAGCTGGACGGGGTGCTCGCTCTCATCCGCGGGGACACGAACGGGTAA
- the pgsA gene encoding CDP-diacylglycerol--glycerol-3-phosphate 3-phosphatidyltransferase, whose protein sequence is MTGVPASAAGGGRLAESRRPAARQAGVWNIANILTMIRLALVPGFVALMVVDGGHDPRWRALAWAAFTIAMITDLFDGELARRYDLVTDFGKIADPIADKAIMGAALICLSALGDLPWWVTVVIIGRELGITLLRFWVIRYGVIPASRGGKLKTLAQGVAVGMYILALTGPLASLRWWVMAAAVALTVGSAVEYVHQAVSLRRAGAVAERSA, encoded by the coding sequence ATGACAGGCGTCCCGGCCTCAGCGGCCGGGGGCGGTCGGTTGGCGGAGTCGCGTCGGCCGGCGGCCCGGCAGGCGGGCGTGTGGAACATCGCCAACATCCTGACCATGATCCGGCTGGCCCTCGTGCCGGGCTTCGTGGCCCTCATGGTCGTCGACGGCGGCCACGACCCGCGCTGGCGGGCGCTGGCGTGGGCGGCGTTCACGATCGCCATGATCACCGACCTCTTCGACGGGGAGCTGGCCCGCCGGTACGACCTGGTGACCGACTTCGGCAAGATCGCCGACCCCATCGCCGACAAGGCGATCATGGGCGCGGCCCTGATCTGCCTCTCCGCGCTGGGGGACCTGCCCTGGTGGGTGACCGTGGTGATCATCGGCCGGGAGCTGGGCATCACGCTGCTGCGCTTCTGGGTGATCCGCTACGGCGTCATCCCGGCCAGCCGGGGCGGCAAGCTCAAGACGCTCGCCCAGGGTGTCGCGGTGGGTATGTACATCCTGGCGCTCACCGGTCCGCTGGCCAGCCTGCGCTGGTGGGTCATGGCGGCGGCCGTCGCGCTCACCGTGGGGAGCGCGGTGGAGTACGTCCACCAGGCCGTGAGCCTGCGCCGGGCGGGCGCGGTGGCGGAGCGGTCGGCGTGA
- a CDS encoding helix-turn-helix domain-containing protein, producing MILLRRLLGDVLRRQRQRQGRTLREVSASARVSLGYLSEVERGQKEASSELLSSICDALDVPMSELMREVSDELALAELAQSAAGDAVPAPMRPVLNPVSVTSVTGRPDERVTIKRPQEAVDVVAA from the coding sequence ATGATTCTGCTCCGTCGCCTGCTGGGTGACGTGCTCCGTCGGCAGCGCCAGCGTCAGGGCCGTACCCTGCGCGAAGTCTCCGCATCCGCGCGCGTCTCACTCGGTTACCTGTCGGAAGTGGAGCGGGGGCAGAAGGAGGCTTCCTCCGAGCTGCTGTCGTCCATCTGCGACGCACTGGACGTACCGATGTCCGAATTGATGCGCGAGGTCAGCGACGAGCTGGCCCTGGCCGAGCTGGCCCAGTCGGCCGCCGGCGATGCGGTGCCGGCGCCGATGCGGCCCGTACTCAACCCGGTGTCGGTCACCTCCGTCACCGGCCGTCCCGACGAGCGCGTGACGATCAAGCGGCCCCAGGAGGCCGTGGACGTCGTCGCCGCCTGA
- the rimO gene encoding 30S ribosomal protein S12 methylthiotransferase RimO, which yields MPERRTVALVTLGCARNEVDSEELAGRLAADGWDLVHDAAEADVAVVNTCGFVEAAKKDSVDALLEAGDLKGQGRTQAVVAVGCMAERYGKELSDALPEADGVLGFDDYADISGRLQTILSGGVHAPHTPRDRRKLLPITPAERQDSQVALPGHGDALASAPADLPDGVAPASGPRAPLRRRLDTGPVASVKLASGCDRRCSFCAIPSFRGSFVSRRPSDVLGETRWLAEQGVKEIMLVSENNTSYGKDLGDIRLLETLLPELAAVDGIERVRVSYLQPAELRPGLIDVLAGTEGVAPYFDLSFQHAAPSVLRAMRRFGDTDRFWELLETIRSKAPEAGVRSNFIVGFPGESEADFAELERFLTGARLDAIGVFGYSDEDGTEAAGYPGKLDPDAVAERLAHLTPLAEELTAQRAEERVGGRLSVLVERVDAEEGVIGRAEHQAPETDGQVLLTGPGCAGLVPGRMVEAKAVAAEGVDLVAEPGPVEEEAP from the coding sequence ATGCCCGAACGCCGCACCGTCGCCCTGGTCACACTTGGCTGCGCCCGTAACGAAGTGGACTCGGAGGAGCTGGCAGGCCGCCTGGCGGCCGACGGCTGGGACCTCGTCCACGACGCGGCGGAAGCCGACGTCGCCGTCGTCAACACCTGCGGGTTCGTCGAAGCGGCCAAGAAGGACTCCGTCGACGCCCTGCTCGAAGCCGGTGACCTGAAGGGCCAGGGTCGTACCCAGGCCGTCGTGGCGGTGGGCTGCATGGCCGAGCGCTACGGCAAGGAGCTCTCCGACGCCCTGCCCGAGGCGGACGGCGTCCTCGGCTTCGACGACTACGCCGACATCTCCGGCCGGCTCCAGACCATCCTCTCCGGCGGCGTGCACGCTCCGCACACGCCGCGCGACCGCCGCAAGCTCCTGCCCATCACCCCGGCCGAGCGCCAGGACTCGCAGGTGGCCCTGCCCGGGCACGGCGACGCGCTCGCCTCCGCCCCCGCCGACCTACCGGACGGCGTCGCGCCCGCCTCCGGCCCCCGCGCCCCCCTGCGGCGTCGGCTCGACACCGGCCCCGTGGCGTCGGTGAAGCTCGCCTCGGGCTGCGACCGACGCTGCTCGTTCTGCGCGATCCCCTCCTTCCGCGGCTCGTTCGTCTCCCGGCGCCCCTCCGACGTGCTCGGCGAGACCCGCTGGCTCGCCGAGCAGGGCGTGAAGGAGATCATGCTCGTCTCGGAGAACAACACCTCCTACGGCAAGGACCTCGGCGACATCCGCCTGCTGGAGACGCTGCTGCCCGAGCTGGCCGCCGTGGACGGCATCGAGCGCGTCCGGGTGAGCTACCTCCAGCCCGCCGAGCTCCGCCCCGGGCTGATCGACGTCCTCGCCGGTACCGAAGGGGTCGCGCCCTACTTCGACCTCTCCTTCCAACACGCGGCCCCCTCGGTCCTGCGCGCGATGCGGCGCTTCGGTGACACGGACCGCTTCTGGGAGCTGCTGGAGACGATCCGGTCCAAGGCGCCCGAGGCCGGTGTGCGGTCGAACTTCATCGTCGGCTTCCCCGGCGAGAGCGAGGCCGACTTCGCCGAGCTGGAACGCTTCCTCACCGGCGCGCGGCTCGACGCGATCGGTGTCTTCGGCTACTCCGACGAGGACGGCACCGAGGCGGCCGGGTACCCCGGCAAGCTCGACCCCGACGCCGTGGCCGAGCGTCTGGCACACCTGACGCCGCTCGCCGAGGAGCTGACGGCACAGCGCGCCGAGGAGCGCGTCGGCGGACGGCTGTCGGTGCTGGTGGAGCGCGTCGACGCGGAGGAGGGCGTCATCGGCCGCGCCGAGCACCAGGCGCCCGAGACGGACGGGCAGGTGCTGCTCACCGGCCCGGGCTGCGCCGGACTCGTGCCCGGACGTATGGTCGAGGCGAAGGCGGTGGCGGCCGAGGGCGTTGATCTGGTCGCCGAACCAGGACCGGTCGAGGAGGAAGCTCCATGA
- a CDS encoding response regulator, producing the protein MVQKAKILLVDDRPENLLALEAILSALDQTLVRASSGEEALKALLTDDFAVILLDVQMPGMDGFETAAHIKRRERTRDIPIIFLTAINHGPHHTFRGYAAGAVDYISKPFDPWVLRAKVSVFVELYMKNVQLREQAALLRLQLDNGNGRESGAATETAAGVLAELSARLAAVEEQAEALSKQLGDHADAGALATAAHLERKLTGLRRALDALEPGTDGRPASVPSQQ; encoded by the coding sequence ATGGTGCAGAAGGCCAAGATCCTCCTGGTCGATGACCGGCCGGAGAATCTGCTGGCGCTGGAGGCGATCCTCTCCGCGCTCGATCAGACACTGGTGCGGGCATCGTCAGGGGAGGAAGCGCTCAAGGCATTGCTCACGGACGATTTCGCCGTGATCCTGCTGGATGTCCAGATGCCGGGGATGGACGGCTTCGAGACGGCCGCCCACATCAAGCGTCGGGAGCGCACGCGCGACATCCCGATCATCTTCCTCACCGCCATCAACCACGGGCCGCACCACACGTTCCGGGGATACGCGGCCGGAGCGGTCGACTACATCTCCAAGCCGTTCGACCCGTGGGTGCTGCGGGCGAAGGTGTCCGTGTTCGTGGAGCTGTACATGAAGAACGTGCAGCTGCGGGAGCAGGCGGCGCTGCTGCGGCTCCAGTTGGACAACGGCAACGGCCGGGAGTCCGGGGCGGCGACGGAGACGGCGGCCGGAGTGCTGGCCGAGCTCTCGGCCCGGCTCGCCGCCGTGGAGGAGCAGGCCGAGGCGCTGTCCAAGCAGCTGGGGGACCACGCGGACGCCGGAGCGCTCGCCACCGCCGCGCACCTGGAGCGCAAACTGACCGGGCTGCGCAGGGCCCTTGACGCCCTGGAGCCCGGCACGGACGGCCGCCCGGCGTCGGTCCCCTCACAGCAGTGA
- a CDS encoding helix-turn-helix domain-containing protein, whose product MSIGNSPEEERPSAVPHEDRPAVGRVLRQARIQAGLTVEEVSAATRVRVPIVQAIEQDDFSRCGGDVYARGHIRSLAKAAGLDSAPLVDQYDAEHGGRPQATPAAPLFEAERIRPERRRPNWTAAMVAAIVVVVGFVGFTLVGGDDKGRPVAESSDRESAEAEPSPSPEKPESKPEPKPSDSAIAAAPADKVTVKLVASNGDTWISAEDHTGRLMHEGVLEEGDSQTFTDDEQIDLVLGNAGAVELYVNGKKVDQVGEVGQVQRVSYTKGDPAQG is encoded by the coding sequence GTGTCCATCGGCAACTCACCCGAAGAGGAACGGCCTTCGGCCGTCCCGCACGAGGACCGGCCGGCCGTCGGCCGCGTCCTCCGCCAGGCCCGCATCCAGGCGGGGCTGACCGTCGAAGAGGTCAGTGCCGCCACACGTGTACGCGTCCCGATCGTGCAGGCGATCGAACAGGACGACTTCTCCCGCTGCGGCGGGGACGTGTACGCGCGCGGGCACATCCGTTCGCTCGCCAAGGCGGCGGGCCTCGATTCCGCCCCCCTCGTCGACCAGTACGACGCCGAGCACGGCGGGCGTCCCCAGGCCACTCCGGCCGCTCCACTGTTCGAAGCGGAACGCATCCGACCCGAGCGTCGTCGGCCGAACTGGACGGCCGCGATGGTCGCCGCGATCGTCGTGGTCGTCGGCTTCGTCGGCTTCACCCTGGTCGGCGGCGACGACAAGGGCCGCCCCGTGGCCGAGTCCAGCGACCGCGAGTCGGCCGAGGCCGAGCCCAGTCCGTCTCCCGAGAAGCCCGAGTCGAAACCCGAGCCGAAGCCTTCCGACAGCGCCATCGCGGCGGCCCCGGCCGACAAGGTCACCGTCAAGCTCGTCGCCAGCAACGGCGACACCTGGATCTCCGCCGAGGACCACACCGGCCGCCTCATGCACGAGGGCGTGCTGGAGGAGGGCGACAGCCAGACGTTCACCGACGACGAGCAGATCGACCTCGTCCTCGGCAACGCCGGAGCCGTCGAGCTCTATGTCAACGGCAAGAAGGTCGACCAGGTGGGCGAGGTCGGCCAGGTCCAGCGCGTCAGCTACACCAAGGGCGACCCGGCCCAGGGCTGA